Genomic segment of uncultured Desulfobacter sp.:
ACGGTCCCTAAACTTAACTGTTGATTTAAGAATTGTTAAACCTTTCTTCAAAACTTTCTATCTCACCTATTTTGCAGGTTGGTGAAAAACAATTTTGAGAATTATTTCCACGAATTTCAAAGCCATTAATACGGTAACATATTTCGGCAATATCCTCGAAAGTTATCCCCAATGGTCCCAACTCTGCTGCCAACCCTTTAAAATCAAACAACTCTTCATCAAGATAAATATATCTTTCCCCTTGCAATCTTGAATAGGATAACCTTGCAGCTAAAGAAACTAATGGGGACGTTTTATAGCAATTTTCATTGTGTTCAGCATAGTCATACAATAACCTGCAGACGCTTGCCCCATTGTGAAAATGTTTTGTGAATGGCTGCCATCGGTGGTCGTAATAATTTTCTCCAATTTCGACAATAAGTTTCTTTCCTTCCCAATGCCAATATTCCACAAGCTGATCACCTTCAAGCTGATTTTTAGATAGATCGTTTATAAAATCCCTTTCCCCATTATTGAGCTTGATTTCAGCAATCTCATCATCTTCAAACTCAAAATGCCATTCAAAATGGTCAAACGATTCGTAAGGTTGCGAAACATATACTTCTGGAAAGCGCCACGGTGACCACCACTTCCAAGCTCTTCGTGGGACTTTTTTCCAGGCTTCAACAATTTCATCCTCTTTCCCTGCCATAGCTACCCAAAGAGGGATATTGACTTCTTTCTCTATCCAGGGCCATTTTTTCATTGGTGATATTACAAGCGGACCGATTTCAAATATTTTCTTAGTGCCCGGCCAAATTTTTTCTGCAACGTTAAGATACTTTAATGATATGACTCGGGATTTTGAGGCTAACTCTTTTTCCTTTTGTTTGTTTTTTAAATTAAAATCCTTAATTAACCAACGTGAGAAGGCATTAGCATTTTTCCCTTTTGTGATCATCATTGAGATTTTGTATGCTGTGATTTCATCACCTACTGATTTTTGATTTTCATAATTTAGGCAAGCACTCGACCATGCATAGGTTTTTAATCTATTCAATAGTCTTTTTGGGAGTCTTTTGGGGCTTGAAATTGATTCTGTTTTTTTTTTGACTGTGAGAGCCTTGTTACTATTTCTCATATCATACGCCTTCATACGACATTTCCTCATACCGCCCCCTTATTTTTAATTTTAATAATAACCATATTCTTGTACTTTACCAAATTCCTGGTATATATACCAGGAATTTTAAAAATAAATAAAATTTTATATATATCTAAATGTTTACAATGAATATTTCAAGTGTTAAATCAAATACAAAAGTTACCCGGATGGCCACTTTAAAATCCCCCACCCGTGGCCGGGTCAAAATCCCCCGGCGACAGAATATTGAGATCTAAGTTATTCTCTTAATAGCTTCCATTTTTTCCTTTTTTCATCCCTCCCTATTTTCGCGCAGCTGAGAGAGCCGGTTGGCAGCCTCCTTGAGTCGGTAACTCTTCCCCTCAAATTTCAACAGATGACCATGGTGAAGCAACCGGTCCAGTATGGCCGATGATGCGGCATTGTCTTTGAGAAGCAGGCCCCAGTCTTCAATGGGGCGATTGGAAGTGATCACGGTGCTTTTCCTTCTGGCATACCGGTTAATGATGACATCCAGCAGGTAGTCAGCTGCGTCTTTAGGCATTTTTTTCCGGAGAAACAAATCATCAATAACCAAAAGATCCGCCTGTGTAAACAGTTTGAAGACCTTTTTTCTATTTTGAATTTGCTCAGCCTCAAACATGTCTTCAAAAAAAACATGGGCTTCCCGGTAAACCGTTTTCTGGAACAATTGGACAGACGCATGGGCAATGGTTTTGGCAATATGGCTCTTGCCGGTTCCCGGGGCACCTATCAGCAGGGCATCTTCGCCATTTTGTATGAACTTGGCGGTCACCAGTTCATAAACCTCCTTTTTGGGGAGTTTGGGATTAAATCCCCAGTCAAATTCCGTCAATGTTTTCATCTCATCAAGTCCGGAAGCCTTAAACCTGCGTTGCCTTAGACTGGATGAACGATGGTCCAGTTCATCCTGAATCAGCCAGGACAATGCCTCAACCAGGCCGGCATTAGATTGATTGGCCTGCAAGGCCCGGCTTTCGAGTGTTGCCAGCATACCGCTTAACCTGAGAACCTTTAATTGTTTTTCGATTTCTGTGATTGTCATACTCATGATGCCTCCTTTTTTCTTTTTTCATCCCTTAAATTATGCTTGTCTTTCTTAAGTATCTGAGCTGAGATCCGGACATATCGGCCGGATCTTTGATGCCGGACGTTATTCCCACGGGCAAACATCCCGGACGTTCAAATTTCTGATCCCAGTCAAATACCCTTACGGTAAATCCATGTCGCTTTAGCAATGACGCAGCCTTCAGGGAGCCCTCCTTGCCTGCTCTATCCCGGTCCAGGAAGAGATTGACGATGCTGATGTTGATATGCGACGCTAAAAATTGGAGCCGGTGAACCTGCTCCTCACACAGATGCGCCCCCATTATGGCGCCTGCATTCAGGCAACCGGCCGACACGAGGGCAGCCACATCAAAGAAGCCTTCCACAAGGGTCAGACCGTGTTGCTCCACCTGTTTTTTGGCCCCAGGGTCCAGGAGCAGCTTGTCCTGGTTGTATATCTCCAGCTTTTTAGAAAATGGAAAACCCCAGTACCTGCCGTCGGCGGCGGACTGTTCCTTTGTCAATGCACGGCCGACATGGCTCAACACAACAGGTTTTAAATTCTGATTAACCCCACGAACCTGAAAAACCA
This window contains:
- the istB gene encoding IS21-like element helper ATPase IstB, with amino-acid sequence MSMTITEIEKQLKVLRLSGMLATLESRALQANQSNAGLVEALSWLIQDELDHRSSSLRQRRFKASGLDEMKTLTEFDWGFNPKLPKKEVYELVTAKFIQNGEDALLIGAPGTGKSHIAKTIAHASVQLFQKTVYREAHVFFEDMFEAEQIQNRKKVFKLFTQADLLVIDDLFLRKKMPKDAADYLLDVIINRYARRKSTVITSNRPIEDWGLLLKDNAASSAILDRLLHHGHLLKFEGKSYRLKEAANRLSQLRENREG